One genomic segment of Sminthopsis crassicaudata isolate SCR6 chromosome 4, ASM4859323v1, whole genome shotgun sequence includes these proteins:
- the IGSF9 gene encoding protein turtle homolog A, whose translation MIWCLCLATLSLITSQGADGRVKPEAVTVVGRTGESALLSCDLLPPTGRPPLHVIEWLRFGFLLPIFIQFGLYSPRVDPHYVGRVRLQEGASLLIERLQTEDQGWYECRVLFLDQPNPEDDFANGSWVHLTVNSPPRFLETPPPVLEVREWVPVTLHCAASGSPQPHVAWKRDGRDLGQGQGQVQVQNGTLRIGRVEQSSAGIYTCHASSTEGSATHATHLLVHGPPVIVVPPENSTVNASQDASLACQAQAHPANLTYTWFHGSTNVFHISRLQPRVRILVDGSLWLQATQPDDAGRYTCVPSNGLRHPPSASAYLTVLYPAQVTAMPPETPLPVGMQGVIRCPTRANPPLLFVNWTKDGQALQLDKFPGWSQASDGSLVIALGNEDALGEYTCTPYNSHGTTGPSPPTRVLLKAPPAFIEQPKKEYFQEVGRELLIPCSAHGDPTPAITWAKVDRSLRGEAQVDGNSSLVLRPLSKEAHGRWECSASNVVARVATTTNVYVLGTSPHAVTNVSVLSLPEGANVSWEPGFDGGYLQRFSVWYTPLAKRPDRAHHDWISLPVPAGAAHLVVAGLQPHTSYQFSVLAQNKLGSGPFSEIILSSPDGLPTTQMVPMSHPTESQLPLSPPRGLMAVRTARGVLLHWEPPLLAPETLASYALEGRHGSHGWEVLDRAISGADTQLLVPGLIKDSFYEFRLVAFAGSYISDPSNVANISTAGMEVYPSRTQLPGLLPQPVLAGVVGGVCFLSVAILISTMAACAMNRRRAARLRKRHRDLPLIFSPPRKSPPNSAPGSGSPDSVAKLKLQESPSLSLRQSLLWGETTQLPSPPAQLLSSPLPLEPICRGPDGRFVMGPGAGSPQVLLSQIQDEPQSTVHRQAHSFDCSSSSPSGVVQPLHIADISPVGPPPSPLPAPSPLLQYLSLPFFREMNVDGDWPIEESSPAPPLDYMDTRPGPETTLSRPLGSPLGLPKAALPGSGVSGGGSDSPCTALADWTLRERGLPGPPPAVPRGSLTSQSSGRGSASFFRPPSLAPSLGGSYLSPPSGDTSSWASGGIGLERWPRREHVLTISKRRNTSVDENYEWDSELPGDLELLESLQLGQRGGGSRLQTELKLGSKEPECTWGAAHPLGPEERCAALREEFLAFRRRRDATRARLPTRRDPINHSEQATLL comes from the exons GGCGTGTGCGGCTACAGGAAGGGGCATCCTTACTAATTGAAAGGCTTCAGACAGAGGACCAGGGTTGGTATGAATGCCGTGTGCTCTTCTTGGATCAGCCCAACCCGGAAGATGACTTTGCCAATGGCTCCTGGGTTCACCTCACAGTTAATT CCCCTCCCAGATTCCTGGAGACTCCCCCACCAGTATTAGAGGTTCGGGAGTGGGTGCCGGTGACCCTGCACTGTGCGGCCAGTGGCAGCCCCCAGCCTCATGTGGCCTGGAAGCGAGATGGGCGGGACCTGGGCCAAGGCCAGGGCCAGGTGCAG gTGCAAAATGGGACCCTTCGGATTGGGAGAGTGGAGCAGTCCAGTGCTGGAATCTACACGTGCCATGCCTCCAGCACTGAGGGCAGTGCCACGCATGCTACCCACCTGCTGGTGCATG GACCTCCAGTCATCGTGGTGCCCCCTGAAAATAGCACAGTTAATGCCTCCCAGGATGCCTCCTTGGCCTGCCAGGCTCAAGCACACCCTGCCAACCTCACCTACACCTGGTTCCATGGGAGCACCAATGTCTTCCACATCAG TCGCCTGCAGCCCCGAGTTCGAATCCTGGTGGATGGAAGTCTCTGGCTGCAGGCTACCCAGCCTGATGATGCTGGACGCTACACCTGTGTGCCAAGTAATGGCCTTCGCCACCCACCCTCAGCATCTGCCTACCTCACCGTGCTGT ATCCTGCCCAGGTGACAGCAATGCCCCCAGAGACACCCTTGCCTGTGGGCATGCAGGGAGTGATACGGTGTCCCACCCGTGCCAACCCTCCTCTACTGTTTGTCAACTGGACCAAAGATGGCCAAGCCTTGCAGCTGGACAAG TTCCCAGGCTGGTCCCAGGCTTCAGATGGTTCATTGGTCATTGCCCTGGGGAATGAGGATGCCCTAGGAGAATACACTTGTACTCCTTACAACAGCCATGGCACCACTGGGCCTTCCCCCCCAACCCGAGTGCTGCTCAAG GCTCCTCCAGCTTTCATTGAACAACCAAAGAAAGAGTACTTCCAAGAAGTGGGGAGGGAATTGCTCATCCCTTGTTCAGCCCATGGGGACCCCACCCCTGCCATCACCTGGGCTAAG GTGGACCGAAGCCTACGAGGTGAGGCCCAGGTGGATGGTAACAGCAGCTTGGTCCTGCGACCACTGAGCAAGGAAGCTCATGGCCGTTGGGAGTGCAGTGCCAGCAATGTTGTGGCTCGTGTGGCAACCACTACTAATGTCTACGTGTTAG GTACTAGTCCCCATGCTGTCACCAATGTGTCTGTGCTGTCCTTACCTGAGGGAGCCAATGTCTCCTGGGAGCCTGGTTTTGATGGTGGCTACCTGCAGAGATTCAGTGTGTGGTATACCCCTCT GGCCAAGCGTCCCGACCGTGCCCACCATGACTGGATATCCTTGCCAGTGCCTGCAGGTGCTGCCCACCTAGTGGTAGCAGGTCTGCAACCCCACACCAGCTACCAGTTCAGTGTCCTGGCCCAGAACAAGCTAGGGAGTGGTCCTTTCAGTGAGATCATCTTGTCTTCTCCAGATG GGCTCCCAACTACCCAGATGGTCCCTATGTCACACCCCACGGAATCCCAACTACCCCTCTCCCCACCCCGAGGACTCATGGCAGTGAGGACAGCAAGGGGTGTGCTTCTACACTGGGAGCCTCCCTTGCTGGCTCCTGAAACATTAGCCAGTTATGCCCTGGAAGGGCGGCATGGCTCCCATGGCTGGGAAGTGCTGGACAGGGCCATCAGTGGAGCTGACACTCAACTGCTCGTGCCTGGGCTCATCaag GATTCCTTCTATGAGTTTCGCCTTGTGGCTTTTGCTGGCAGCTACATCAGTGACCCCAGCAACGTGGCCAACATCTCCACAGCTG GCATGGAGGTGTACCCCTCCCGAACGCAGCTTCCTGGCCTGCTGCCTCAGCCTGTGCTGGCCGGTGTGGTAGGTGGCGTTTGTTTCCTGAGTGTAGCCATTCTCATCAGCACCATGGCTGCCTGTGCCATGAACAGACGTCGGGCTGCCAGGCTCCGAAAACGTCACCGAG ATCTACCACTCATCTTCTCCCCCCCAAGGAAGTCACCTCCCAA TTCTGCTCCAGGCTCGGGCAGCCCTGACAGTGTGGCGAAGTTAAAACTCCAGGAGTCCCCATCTCTCAGCCTTCGACAAAGCCTGCTGTGGGGGGAGACCACCCAGCTCCCCAGTCCTCCTGCCCAGCTCCTGTCCAGCCCGCTGCCCCTGGAACCAATCTGCCGAGGCCCTGATGGGCGATTTGTGATGGGACCGGGTGCTGGGTCCCCCCAGGTTTTGCTGTCCCAGATCCAAGATGAGCCCCAAAGCACAGTCCATCGCCAGGCTCACTCATTTGACTGCAGCAGCAGCAGTCCCAGTGGAGTGGTCCAGCCTCTTCACATTGCTGACATCAGTCCTGTGGGCCCACCACCTAGCCCCCTGCCAGCCCCTAGCCCCCTGCTCCAGTATTTGAGTCTCCCATTCTTCCGGGAGATGAATGTTGATGGGGACTGGCCTATTGAAGAATCCAGTCCAGCTCCACCCCTTGACTACATGGACACCCGGCCAGGCCCTGAGACAACTTTGTCTCGACCTCTGGGCTCCCCATTAGGCCTCCCTAAGGCAGCTCTGCCTGGGAGTGGGGTCAGTGGGGGGGGCTCTGATTCACCCTGCACTGCCTTGGCAGACTGGACACTTCGGGAGAGGGGGCTGCCTGGGCCTCCCCCTGCTGTGCCCAGAGGCAGTCTCACCAGCCAGAGCAGTGGGAGAGGTAGTGCCTCCTTTTTTCGGCCCCCCTCCCTGGCCCCCTCTCTCGGGGGCAGCTACCTCAGTCCTCCCTCAGGGGACACTAGCAGTTGGGCCAGTGGAGGAATTGGTCTGGAAAGGTGGCCTCGGAGGGAACACGTGCTGACCATCAGTAAGAG GAGGAACACTTCAGTGGATGAAAACTATGAATGGGACTCTGAGCTTCCTGGGGACTTGGAACTGCTCGAATCCCTGCAGCTGGGGCAGAGGGGTGGTGGCTCCCGGCTCCAGACTGAACTGAAACTAG GCTCCAAGGAACCAGAGTGTACCTGGGGTGCTGCCCACCCCCTTGGACCAGAGGAGCGCTGCGCTGCACTCCGGGAGGAGTTCTTGGCCTTCCGACGTCGCCGTGATGCTACTCGAGCACGGCTACCTACTCGCCGGGACCCCATTAATCACTCTGAGCAAGCTACATTACTATGA